AAAGTGGGGCGGCCTGCCCGATGCGGATTTCCTCGGCCAGCTTGACCCGGCGCTGGCCAGCCTGCGCGCTCGCCTGTTCACGGAGGCGCACCCTGCCGATCACCAAGCGGGCGGACTCTGTCCGGAATGGGCTGCGCGCCTGGGCCTCCGGGCTGGCGTTGCCGTGGCGGTTGGCGCCTTCGATGCCCACATGGGAGCGGTGGGCGCGGGCGTGACCGAGGGCAGTCTCGTGAAGATCATGGGAACCTCCACCTGCGACATCATGGTTTGGCCCAATGGAATGCCCCTGGCCAACATTCCCGGCGTCTGCGGCATCGTGGACGGTTCGGTGGTACCCGGCTACTTCGGCATCGAAGCCGGCCAATCCGCGGTGGGCGACCTGTTCCTGTGGTTCGTGCGCAACCTCGTCCCCGACAGCCTGGGCGCCGGTCTCGACGAGAAATTCAAAACCCTTGGTGAATTGGCCTCCCAGCAAACGCCAGGCGAAAGCGGCCTCCTGGCCCTGGATTGGAACAACGGGAACCGCACCGTCCTCGTGGATGCCCGTCTGACCGGACTCCTCCTGGGACAGACCCTCCACACGCAGCCCCATGAAATCTACCGGGCCCTCATCGAAGCCACCGCTTTCGGAGCCCTCACCATCATCGAGCGCATCGAGGATTACGGTGTGCCCATCCGGGAAGTGGTGAACTGCGGTGGGCTGGCGGCCAAGAACGCCTTCCTCATGCAGACCTATGCGGACATCACCGGACGGCCCATGAAGATCGCGCGCAGCGAACAGACGCCCGCACTCGGTGCCGCCTTGTTCGGAGCCATGGCCGCCGGCGCCTTCCCCTCCATCCGAAAGGCCCAGGAATGCCTGTGTGGAATCCGCAAGGTCTACCAGCCCAATCCGGAGGCCCACGCCGTCTACCGTGACCTTTACCAGCTCTACCGCCAACTCCATGACGGTTTCGGGACTCCATCCTGGAACGGCTCCATGGCCAACGTCATGAAAGAACTCCTCACCATCCGTGACCAGCAGTGCCAACGCCAGGAGCAAGCATGATCGACTTGAAACAGCAGGAAATCTGGTTCGTCACCGGAAGCCAGCACCTCTATGGACCGAGCACCCTGGAGAAGGTGGCCTCCAACTCCCAGGAAATCGCCCAGGCCCTGGACGCCTCACCGAGCATCCCCGCCAAGGTGGTTTTCAAATCGGTGCTCACCACGCCCGACGCCATCACAGCCCTGTGCGAGGAGGCCAATTGCACCCCGGCCTGTGTGGGTCTGGTGCTTTGGATGCACACCTTCTCTCCAGCGAAGATGTGGATCCGCGGGCTGTCCGTGCTGAGGAAACCCTTCCTGCACCTGCACACCCAGCACAACCGTGATGTGCCTTGGGCCACCATCGACATGGATTTCATGAACCTGAACCAGGCCGCCCACGGCGATCGGGAATTTGGTTTCATCGCCACCCGCATGCGCAAGGAGCGGAAGGTGGTGGTGGGCCATTGGACGGAAGCTGCGGTCCAGGAAGAAGTCGGCGTCTGGGCCCGGGCTGCCTGTGCCTGGCAAGATGCGCAGGGCGCCCGAATCGTCCGGTTCGGCGACAACATGCGCGAAGTGGCGGTGACCGAAGGCGACAAAGTGGAGGCTCAGATCCGGCTCGGCTACTCCGTGACGGCCCACGCCATGGGCAGCCTTTCGGCCGCAGTCAAATCCGTGAGTGACGCCGAAGTGGAGCGTCTCTGCCGCGAATTCGACGGCCAGTACGAGCTCATGCCCTGCCTTCGACCCGGTGGCGAACGGCGGGCCTCGCTTCAAGAATCCGCCCGCATTGAGCTGGGCCTGCGCGGCTTCCTGGTCGCGGGCGGCTTCAAGGGCTTCACCACCAATTTCGAGGACCTGCATGGCCTCAGTCAGCTGCCGGGGCTGGCCGTGCAGCGCCTTATGGCGGACGGCTACGGCTTCGGCGCCGAAGGCGATTGGAAGACGGCCGCCCTGGTCCGGGCCATGAAGGTCATGGGTTCCGGCCTGCCCGGAGGCACCTCCTTCATGGAGGACTACACCTATCACCTCGATCCTTCGGCCCCTCAAGTGCTCGGCGCCCATATGCTAGAGGTCTGCGCTTCCATCGCAGACACGCCTCGTCCCTCCCTGGAAATCCACCGCCTGGGCATCGGCGGCAAGGATGATCCGCCGCGCCTCGTCTTTGGCACTCCATCGGGTCCCGCTGTGAACGCTTCTCTCATCGACATGGGCAACCGCTTTCGCATGATCGTCAGCATCCTGGATGTGGTGAAGCCCCAGCATGCCCTGCCCCACCTTCCGGTGGCCCGCGCCCTGTGGGTGCCCCGGCCAAGCCTGAAGGTGGCGGCTGCTGCCTGGATCTACGCCGGCGGCGCCCACCACGCAGCCTTCAGCCAGGCCGCCCTCGCCCCCCACATCGAAGACTTCACCGCCATGGCAGGCATCGAGTACCTCTGCATCGACGAGAACACGCGCATTCCCGACTTCAAGAACCAGCTCCGCTGGAACGAGGCTTCCTACCGCTAACTGGCTTCCACCTTCCCCCCACCCCGGCCCCCATCGAAGGGATCCACCATGTTCCTCACCCTCCTCACCGGCGATCCGACCCAGGCCCTGCCTCAGTCGCGGTCTGCCTTACAGACTTTTGACTGGCTGGTGATCGGCCTCTACTTCAGCGTCCTCCTCGCCGTGTCCTGGTGGGTGATTCGGAAAAACCGCGAGACCACGGATGACTACTTCCTGGCGGGCAGGAACCTCAGCTGGTGGATCATCGGCGCCTCCATTTTCGCTTCCAACATCGGATCCGAGCACGTCGTGGGCCTGGCAGGCTCTGGGGCCACAGATGGCGTGGCGATGGCCCACTACGAGCTGCACGCCTGGTGCCTCTTGGTTCTGGCCTGGGTGATGGTTCCCTTCTACATGCGGAGCCGGGTCTACACCATGCCGGAATTTTTGGAGAAGCGCTTCTCACCGGCTTCGCGCTGGATGCTTTCCATCGTCTCCCTGGTCCTGTACGTGCTCTCCAAGGTGGCGGTCGGCATCTTCGCCGGGGGCGTGGTCTTCGGCTTCCTGCTTCCAGAGATGCACCTGAACCTCGGCTTCATCTACCTGGACAGCTTCTGGGTGGGCTGCCTCACTCTCCTGCTGCTCACCGGCATCTACACCGTCATCGGCGGCATGCGTGCCGTGGCCTACACCGAGACCATCCAGGTGGTGGTGCTCATCCTCGGCTCCCTGCTCGTCACGGTGCTGGGGCTTCACAAACTAGGTGGCTGGCAGGCGCTCCACAACGCCCTTCCCGCGGACATGTTCAACCTCTGGAAGCCCATGGTGCCCCACGGGGTCCAAAGCACCTGGGCGCCGGTCATCGAGGCCAACCAGTCGGGCGTGGTCACTCGCATGGCCTGGTATTTCAATGGGCACTACCCCTGGCTGGGCATGATCGTCTGCGCCCCGGTCATCGGCCTGTGGTACTGGTGCACCTGCCAGTACATCGTCCAGCGCACCCTTGGCGCCAAGAATGAACAGCACGCCCGTCGTGGCTCCATTTTCGCCGCCCTGCTCAAGCTTCTTCCGGTGTTCATCTTCATCATCCCCGGCATGATCTGCTTCGCCCTCGCCAAGAGCGGCACCGTCCCGGCCCTCAACGGCATGATCGACGCTTCTGGACAGCCCGTGCGCTCGCAACTGCAATACGCCTTCCCCTCCATGGTCGCCCACGTGCTTCCTGTCGGCGTCCGGGGCCTGGTGGTCGCGGGCCTCATCGCCGCCTTGATGAGCTCCCTGGCTGGCGTCTTCAATGCCAGCTCCACCCTGTTCACCCTCGACTGCTACGCGAAGATGCGGCCCCAGGCCGGTCAGGTTTCCCTGGTGCGCATGGGCCGGATCGCCACCATGGTCATGGTTCTCATCGGTATCCTCTGGATTCCCGTCATCAAGGGCTCCCATGGGCTCTACGACTACCTGCAATCGGTCCAGGGCTATCTGGCGCCTCCCATCTTCGTGGTGTTCTTCCTGGGCATCTACTGGAAGCGACTCAACGCGAAGGGTTGCCTGGCGGCGCTCACGGTGGGCTTCATTCTTGGCTTGTTCCGGCTCGCCGTGGACACTCCCGGCGCCCTGATCCACGGTTTCACTTATACGCCGGGCTCCTGGCTTTGGATCATCAATCACATCTACTTCCAGTATTTCAGCATGATCATCCTCGTGGTCAGTGCCCTCGCCATGGTGGTGGTCAGCTACCTCACCAAAGCACCGGATGAAGCGCAGCTCGTGGGCCTCACCTTCAGCACCATCACGAGCGAGCAGGGGGCTGAAAGCCGCAGTTCCTGGAGCCGCCGCGATGTGGCGGTCTCTGTCCTGGTCGTGGCGCTGATCGCCGCCGCCTACCTGTATTTCCGAGGCTGATCCTCCTCCTCCCCCACGGAGCCCCTTTGAGCCCTCTCGGCCCCATCGATGCGGTGATGTTCGATCACGACGGCACCCTTGTCGACTCCATTCCTGCCGTGATTTCGGCCTCCAACGGGGTTCTGTGGGAGAGGGGCCTGGACAAGGCGACCCCCGACCAGATTGTCGCGGGCATGGTCCATCCCACAGCCAAACGGCTGGGCCTGCTCACAGGCATAGACAGTCCCGCAGCCCAGGAGAACATGGCCCACCGCTACAGCCAATTGGCCCTGCACCATTCGGATCTGGCGGACCTCTATCCGGGCGTAAGGCAGGCAGTGGAGGCCCTTGCGAATCGGGGCTTGCTCCTCGGGGTGGTCAGCAACAGCCGCGGAGCCTTTATCCGCGCCATTCTCCATCGTCTTGGTGTGGCGGACTGCTTCACGGCGATGATCGGCGAGGATGACATGCCTGCGCCAAAGCCCGATCCAAGGGGGCTCCTTGCCGCCCTGGGCGCCATTCCCCCGGGCCGGGCGATCTATGTGGGTGACAGTTCCGCCGATCTGCAGACGGCCCGGAACGCCGGGGTTCGCGCCATCGGCGTGACCTGGGGCACCCACTCACGTTCTGAATTGGAACCTCTGGGCTTCGACGCCCTGGTGGATTCTCCCCAAGCCTTGGCCGACCTGATTCCAGACCGGCCCTCCCTCCATCTCCCCGAGCCTCTGCCCTGAGGCTGGTCCTGCCCAGGAACCGAATATGAAATTTTTCATCGATACCGCCAATGTCGCCGAGATCCAACGGATCAGCGCCTGGAGCATCCTTGACGGCGTCACCACCAATCCCAGCCTCATCGCCAAGGAATCCGGCCGCCCCTTCGAGGCGATCATCGAGGAGATCTGCGGCATTGTGGATGGCCCCATTTCCGCCGAAGTGATTGCCCTGGATGCCCCTGGAATGATCGAAGAGGGCCGGAAGCTGGCGAAGATCCATCGGAACATCGTGGTGAAGGTTCCCTTGACTGCCGAAGGGCTCAAGGCCACGCACGCTTTCAAAAGTGAGGGCATCAAGACCAACGTGACCCTCTGCTTCAGCGCGACCCAGGGCCTGATGGCCGCCAAGGCCGGAGCCACCTATGTTTCACCCTTCATCGGCCGACTGGATGACATCAACCTGCCGGGGATGGAGCTCATCTCGGAATTGACCGCCATCTTCGCCACCCACGGCCTGCCCACCCATGTTCTGGCAGCCTCCATCCGCAGCCCCAGGCACGTGACGGATGCCGCCCTGGCCGGTGCCCAAGTGGCGACGATCCCCACCAAAGTGTTCGACCAGATGCTGTTCCATCCCCTGACCGAGAAGGGCATCGAAGGCTTTCTCGCGGACTGGAAGAAAAGCGGAAGGTGATGCCCTGAACACCGCCTGTTCCGAACCATGACGGAGAATTCTGCAAGCAGGAATCACGGCGTGGGAACTTAAGGGAAACCGAAAACAACACCGGCCAAAAAAATATGTAAAAAGCCTATTGACCAGGCGACATGTTCGAGCGCAATAATGTAACCGATTTCAGAAACCGATTGCAGCTTGCGAGATCCTTTCCAGCCGAATACCTCTGGCGCTTCATCCCCTGCGGATAAAGCGCCACGAGATCTTGCGTCTTGTCATTGCGAATTCCAGTGGGTGTCCAGCCCACTGCTTGCGCGAGTCCCGACCAACTCCAGTCCTGATGGCGGCCACCCAAACGGTCCCGTTGTCCCCTTCTCCTCCACCCCACCCACTTCGGAGGTACCACATGACCACCCGCGTTCGAACCGCGGCTATCTGCCTTGCGCTGGCGGCAGGCATGGCCCTGCCCATCAAGGCGCAAACCATGCCTGATCTTTCCTTCAAGATCCGGGCAGGCAATCTCTCGGGCCCCGTTGCCAAAGACTCATTGGGCAACCGGACCATGGGCTTCGGCTTAGAAGCCGCCTTTCCCCTCAGCAAGGGGCGCCTGACCACAGAACTGACCTACGACGTGTTCAACGGCTACCGTCGCGACACCACGCAGTACGGCCCTGCCTACTACACACCCAACCAGGATCCATGGAATCCCAGCAGTGTCTCACAGACCTATTTCGACGGAACCAACACCCATCCCGTCGTAATCAACCCCGATTTCTCCCTGCAAGGCGAGTCGATGACCTTCAAGGGCCTTGGGCTGAAGGTGGGCTATCAGGCTGCGCTTCCTTTCTCCTGGGCCGAGGGCTGGGACTGGCAGGCAGGCTTGAGCCTCGACTACCGGCAGACCCACCACGAAATCTTCATGACGTTGACGCCGGGCTACTACGACTCGGCCCACACCTTCCAAGTGATTCCCCGCATCAGCGGCTACGGTGACTGGAACTACTACGAAGGCGCCAACTACTCGAAGGACGTGAAGAAGGTTCAGCCGGGCGCCTTTGCCGGTGTGAGCACGACCTTCTCCGACATCTTCCGGCTGGAGTTGAACCTCAGAGAGACCACCTTCAACGGCATCTACTACCACCCCTTCTCCACGACCGGCGCGGCGCCCAAGTACACCGAGTCCAGCAAGACCGGACTTGTGCTTGAAGTCGCCTTGGGCGTCCGGCTCTGACCCGCGGCCACCCGGATCCCAACCAAGGAGACATCCCCATGCGCCCATTCACTCGTTTCTCAACCCTCACCCTCGCCCTTGTCGGCGTCACCTCCCTGATGGCCCAGGAAACCGTCGGGACCCTTGTCGGCTCTATCACGGACCAGAAGACGGGCAAACCCCTCCAAGGTGTCCGTCTCATCCTGCGGTCCCCCAAGATCCTCAGCGACCGGACGGTCATCAGCGATGCCGATGGAAACTACCGCATCCCCCTCCTGCCGAACGGCGAATACGCCCTGAGTTGTTCCAAGGACGGTTACGTATCCGGCACGGTCAAATGCTTTGTCAGCCCGGGCCAGACCATCCGTCAGAACATGCGCGTTGCGCCTATCCAAACAGAAGTCCAGGGCGCCGTGGTGCAGGTGATTGCCGCGGCCTCCCAGATCGACAAGACCGAGACCAGTACCCAGTCCGTCTATTCCATGGACACTCTCACGGCCCTGCTTCCGGCATCGGATCTCCTTTCCATAACCTCAATCGCTCCAGGTGTGGTGACAGATGGCAACGACCAAGGCACCACGGTGCACATCCGCGGCGGCAATACGGTGGGTGGCAAGTTCCTGGTAAACGGCATGTCCGCCGGCGACGCCGGATGGGGCAACTTCAAAGGCAACCAGCTGATGGTCACGGACATGATCGAGTCCGTGTCCCTCATCCAATCGCCCCTTAATGCCCGCTATGGCAACACCGAAAGCGGCATGATTTCCTACGTCACCACCCGCGGGACCAATGAGTTCAAAGGCAGCGTGCGCGCGAACTACGGGCGCTCGACCCTAGGCGCCACGGGAGATCCGGGCTACCCCGGTCGCCAGGTGGCCCGGTTCGGAAGCGACTGGAACACCCACCAGATTTCCCCGACCGATGACGCCATCGACCGCTCCTACGAAGCCACACTGAGCGGCCCACTCTGGAAGGATCACATCACCTTCGCCTGGGGCGGCCGATTCAAGCCCACCAAGAGCAGTCAAAATTTCGTGCCCCGCTGGTGGTCGGACTACAACGGCGGCAGCAGCTCCATCAGCCACGATTATGCCAATTCAACGGACGGCACCCTGTTCGTCACTCCTGGCGGCGCCCAGATCCGCAAGGCGAATCTCTGGGACCAGGGCAAAACCTACAAGACAAGCCAGGAAGATACGTTCAACCAGTACTCCGTGTTCTACCAGATCACGCAGGATCAG
This sequence is a window from Geothrix sp. PMB-07. Protein-coding genes within it:
- a CDS encoding ribulokinase, with the translated sequence MTIYAIGLDFGTNSCRALLVDLHTGEEKATEVFNYPSGHAGIITHPKDPHLARQNASDYLLGIETTVRSVLAQAQDSDPAFDPEYVVGLGIDTTGSSPMPIDEQGNPLSLDPRFKEDPAAYVWLWRDHTSFEEAGQITELAARIRPQYLAQVGGTYSSEWFWSKILHCRRTAPDVFEAAATWVEICDWLPAVLTGNQKPTQIVRGICSAGHKAMFNPKWGGLPDADFLGQLDPALASLRARLFTEAHPADHQAGGLCPEWAARLGLRAGVAVAVGAFDAHMGAVGAGVTEGSLVKIMGTSTCDIMVWPNGMPLANIPGVCGIVDGSVVPGYFGIEAGQSAVGDLFLWFVRNLVPDSLGAGLDEKFKTLGELASQQTPGESGLLALDWNNGNRTVLVDARLTGLLLGQTLHTQPHEIYRALIEATAFGALTIIERIEDYGVPIREVVNCGGLAAKNAFLMQTYADITGRPMKIARSEQTPALGAALFGAMAAGAFPSIRKAQECLCGIRKVYQPNPEAHAVYRDLYQLYRQLHDGFGTPSWNGSMANVMKELLTIRDQQCQRQEQA
- the araA gene encoding L-arabinose isomerase, with product MIDLKQQEIWFVTGSQHLYGPSTLEKVASNSQEIAQALDASPSIPAKVVFKSVLTTPDAITALCEEANCTPACVGLVLWMHTFSPAKMWIRGLSVLRKPFLHLHTQHNRDVPWATIDMDFMNLNQAAHGDREFGFIATRMRKERKVVVGHWTEAAVQEEVGVWARAACAWQDAQGARIVRFGDNMREVAVTEGDKVEAQIRLGYSVTAHAMGSLSAAVKSVSDAEVERLCREFDGQYELMPCLRPGGERRASLQESARIELGLRGFLVAGGFKGFTTNFEDLHGLSQLPGLAVQRLMADGYGFGAEGDWKTAALVRAMKVMGSGLPGGTSFMEDYTYHLDPSAPQVLGAHMLEVCASIADTPRPSLEIHRLGIGGKDDPPRLVFGTPSGPAVNASLIDMGNRFRMIVSILDVVKPQHALPHLPVARALWVPRPSLKVAAAAWIYAGGAHHAAFSQAALAPHIEDFTAMAGIEYLCIDENTRIPDFKNQLRWNEASYR
- a CDS encoding sodium:solute symporter codes for the protein MFLTLLTGDPTQALPQSRSALQTFDWLVIGLYFSVLLAVSWWVIRKNRETTDDYFLAGRNLSWWIIGASIFASNIGSEHVVGLAGSGATDGVAMAHYELHAWCLLVLAWVMVPFYMRSRVYTMPEFLEKRFSPASRWMLSIVSLVLYVLSKVAVGIFAGGVVFGFLLPEMHLNLGFIYLDSFWVGCLTLLLLTGIYTVIGGMRAVAYTETIQVVVLILGSLLVTVLGLHKLGGWQALHNALPADMFNLWKPMVPHGVQSTWAPVIEANQSGVVTRMAWYFNGHYPWLGMIVCAPVIGLWYWCTCQYIVQRTLGAKNEQHARRGSIFAALLKLLPVFIFIIPGMICFALAKSGTVPALNGMIDASGQPVRSQLQYAFPSMVAHVLPVGVRGLVVAGLIAALMSSLAGVFNASSTLFTLDCYAKMRPQAGQVSLVRMGRIATMVMVLIGILWIPVIKGSHGLYDYLQSVQGYLAPPIFVVFFLGIYWKRLNAKGCLAALTVGFILGLFRLAVDTPGALIHGFTYTPGSWLWIINHIYFQYFSMIILVVSALAMVVVSYLTKAPDEAQLVGLTFSTITSEQGAESRSSWSRRDVAVSVLVVALIAAAYLYFRG
- a CDS encoding HAD family hydrolase — encoded protein: MSPLGPIDAVMFDHDGTLVDSIPAVISASNGVLWERGLDKATPDQIVAGMVHPTAKRLGLLTGIDSPAAQENMAHRYSQLALHHSDLADLYPGVRQAVEALANRGLLLGVVSNSRGAFIRAILHRLGVADCFTAMIGEDDMPAPKPDPRGLLAALGAIPPGRAIYVGDSSADLQTARNAGVRAIGVTWGTHSRSELEPLGFDALVDSPQALADLIPDRPSLHLPEPLP
- the fsa gene encoding fructose-6-phosphate aldolase, producing the protein MKFFIDTANVAEIQRISAWSILDGVTTNPSLIAKESGRPFEAIIEEICGIVDGPISAEVIALDAPGMIEEGRKLAKIHRNIVVKVPLTAEGLKATHAFKSEGIKTNVTLCFSATQGLMAAKAGATYVSPFIGRLDDINLPGMELISELTAIFATHGLPTHVLAASIRSPRHVTDAALAGAQVATIPTKVFDQMLFHPLTEKGIEGFLADWKKSGR